One Oryza glaberrima chromosome 10, OglaRS2, whole genome shotgun sequence DNA segment encodes these proteins:
- the LOC127786096 gene encoding uncharacterized protein LOC127786096 has product MSLLPFHFFFSLDSAAAQGRPAPGRRPAGAPCRRRLGPVVVVLILVVGALFLILGPTGSSSFTMPRIRTEFNEPVHVAVAAPPPPPTQMQAGVNTSGEEDSGLPPTTSASALTARSSCSTFSRRRASPPGSTPDPSASAARMGVHIQMLSDNIIILLAGFRLGFVRTSSLRLMIGWLRRHTMEESWRLMSSAL; this is encoded by the exons ATGTCGCTCTTGCCCTTTCACTTTTTCTTCTCCCTCGattccgccgccgcgcagggCCGACcggcgcccggccgccgcccagccggggcaccgtgccgccgtcgcctcggcccggtcgtcgtcgtcctgaTCCTCGTCGTCGGTGCGCTGTTCCTCATCCTCGGCCCGACCGGCTCCTCCAGCTTCACCATGCCGCGGATCCGCACGGAGTTCAACGAACCCGTCCACGTTGCGGTGgcggctccgcctccgccgccgacgcagaTGCAAGCCGGCGTCAACACGAGCGGCGAGGAGGACAGTGGCCTCCCGCCGacaacctccgcctccgccctgacGGCGCGCTCGTCGTGCTCCACGTTCAGCCGCCGCCGAGCATCGCCGCCGGGCTCAACCCCGGACCCATCCGCTTCGGCGGCCCGA ATGGGAGTACATATTCAGATGCTATCAGATAACATCATTATACTTTTGGCAG GTTTCAGGCTTGGATTTGTCCGGACGAGCTCTCTACGACTGATGATCGGCTGGCTCCGGCGGCATACGATGGAAGAATCTTGGCGACTAATGTCCTCTGCATTGTGA